A window of Xylophilus sp. GW821-FHT01B05 contains these coding sequences:
- a CDS encoding efflux transporter outer membrane subunit gives MNTQLQVFHPLRAALVPLLAALVLAGCASTPAVDTAKLVPTPAQFKEQTDAPTHWTQAAPAEAQPRGTWWLAFQDPVLDGLVERAGAQNTSIQEAAARLAQARALVRSANADRLPQLGLSGGAVRQAGANTANGSTPATITTAGANLSYEVDLFGRLAQARDAAALDAESRAALLQSTRLLVQAETAQTYLSLRVLDAERALVRETVEAYQGTLRLTERRFEAGDVAELDVVRVRSEAASTESDALALDRRRAELEHALAVLLGQPASDFALQSTAWNIALPIIPAGVPSTVLARRPDISAAQSALLAAQARLGVAQAAWFPSISLTASGGYASPEIGDLFKWSARAWSLGALMSLPVFDGGRREAGIESARAQLDAATAGYRGQVLTAFQEVEDQLSGLRLLGEQAEVLDRAVVSARRATALSDSRYRNGYVNQLDLLDARRSELRNRRAALQVQALRFQATVGLVRALGGGWDAAPKQG, from the coding sequence ATGAATACGCAATTGCAAGTCTTCCATCCCCTGCGCGCCGCGCTGGTGCCGCTGCTGGCGGCCCTGGTGCTGGCCGGTTGCGCCAGCACACCGGCGGTGGATACCGCCAAGCTGGTGCCCACGCCCGCGCAGTTCAAAGAGCAAACCGATGCGCCCACGCACTGGACCCAGGCCGCCCCGGCCGAGGCCCAGCCGCGCGGCACCTGGTGGCTGGCCTTCCAGGACCCGGTGCTCGATGGCCTGGTGGAACGCGCCGGCGCGCAGAACACCAGCATCCAGGAAGCCGCCGCGCGCCTGGCCCAGGCCCGCGCACTGGTGCGCAGCGCCAATGCCGACCGCCTGCCGCAGCTTGGCCTGAGCGGCGGCGCGGTGCGCCAGGCCGGTGCCAACACCGCCAACGGCAGCACCCCGGCCACGATCACCACGGCCGGCGCCAACCTGTCCTATGAGGTCGACCTGTTCGGCCGCCTGGCGCAGGCGCGCGATGCCGCCGCGCTGGACGCCGAGTCGCGCGCCGCGCTGCTGCAAAGCACGCGCCTGCTGGTGCAGGCCGAAACGGCGCAGACCTATCTGTCGCTGCGCGTGCTCGACGCCGAGCGCGCCCTGGTGCGCGAGACGGTCGAGGCCTACCAGGGCACGCTGCGCCTGACCGAGCGCCGCTTCGAGGCGGGCGACGTGGCCGAGCTGGACGTGGTGCGCGTGCGCTCCGAGGCCGCCTCCACCGAGTCCGACGCGCTGGCGCTGGACCGCCGCCGCGCCGAGCTGGAACACGCGCTGGCCGTGCTGCTCGGCCAGCCGGCATCGGACTTTGCCCTGCAAAGCACAGCCTGGAACATTGCACTGCCGATCATCCCCGCCGGCGTGCCCAGCACCGTGCTGGCGCGGCGGCCGGATATCTCTGCCGCGCAAAGCGCGCTGCTGGCGGCGCAGGCGCGCCTGGGCGTGGCGCAGGCCGCCTGGTTCCCGAGCATCTCGCTCACCGCCAGCGGCGGCTATGCCTCGCCCGAGATCGGCGATTTGTTCAAGTGGTCGGCCCGCGCCTGGAGCCTGGGCGCGCTGATGTCGCTGCCGGTGTTCGACGGCGGCCGGCGCGAGGCCGGCATCGAGAGCGCCCGCGCGCAGCTCGACGCCGCCACCGCTGGCTATCGCGGCCAGGTGCTGACCGCTTTCCAAGAAGTGGAAGACCAGCTCTCCGGCCTGCGCCTGCTGGGCGAACAGGCCGAGGTGCTGGACCGCGCCGTGGTCTCTGCCCGCCGCGCCACCGCGCTGTCGGACTCGCGCTACCGCAACGGCTACGTGAACCAGCTCGACCTGCTGGACGCGCGCCGCAGCGAGCTGCGCAACCGCCGTGCGGCGCTGCAGGTGCAGGCGCTGCGCTTCCAGGCCACGGTGGGCCTGGTGCGGGCCTTGGGTGGCGGCTGGGACGCTGCGCCCAAGCAGGGCTGA
- a CDS encoding efflux RND transporter permease subunit yields the protein MNLSKFFIDRPIFAGVLSVLMVIAGLIALRGLPVSEYPEVSPPSVVVRATYPGANPKVIAETVATPIEEQINGVEGMLYMGSQATTDGVMTLTVTFKLGTDPDKAQQLVQNRVSQAEPRLPEEVRRLGITTVKSAPDLTMVVHMVSPNNRYDINYLRNYAVLNVKDRLARIQGVGQVQIFGGGDYSMRVWLDPQKVAQRGLSASDVVAAIRGQNVQAAAGVVGASPGQSGVDMQLSINAQGRLQSEEEFGDIIVKTGSDGAVTRLRDIARLELGAADYSLRSLLNNDQAVGMGIFQAPGSNALDISANVRATMDEIQKNMPEGVEYRIAYDPTQFVRASIESVIHTLLEAILLVVLVVILFLQTWRASIIPLLAVPVSVIGTFAVLHVLGFSINALSLFGLVLAIGIVVDDAIVVVENVERNIEAGLNPREATYRAMREVSGPIIAIALVLVAVFVPLAFISGLTGQFYKQFAVTIAISTVISAINSLTLAPALTALLLKGHDEPKDALTRGMDRAFGWLFRGFNKGFHRGSEAYSGGVRRVIGRKALMMVIYLALAAATFGLFKAVPGGFVPAQDKQYLIGFAQLPDGATLDRTEEVVHRMGELMKQNPNVEDTLAFPGLSINGFTNSSNSGIVFATLKPFAERKRADQSGGAVAGQLNQAFAGIQDAFIVMFPPPPVAGLGTTGGFKLQLEDRASLGYDQMDAAVKAFMAKAYQTPELAGMFTSWQVNVPQLYADIDRTKARQLGVPVTDIFDTMQIYLGSLYANDFNKFGRTYSVRVQADAPYRARAEDVGLLKVRSITGEMVPLSALMKVEPSFGPERAMRYNGYLAADINGGPAPGFSSGQARLAIERIAKETLPQGISFEWTELTYQEILAGNSALLVFPLAILLVFLVLAAQYESLTLPLAIVLIVPMGILAAMTGVWLSGGDNNVFTQIGLIVLVGLSAKNAILIVEFARELEFAGRTPIQAAIEASRLRLRPILMTSLAFVMGVLPLVLSTGAGAEMRQAMGIAVFSGMIGVTAFGLFLTPVFYVLLRRLAGNRPLKLHGTVPHIEEAFVSADHPVAGGHGAGGLQPQPAAPRGLHE from the coding sequence GTGAATCTATCGAAATTCTTTATTGACCGGCCGATCTTCGCCGGCGTGCTGTCGGTGCTGATGGTGATCGCCGGCCTGATCGCGCTGCGCGGCCTGCCGGTGTCCGAGTACCCCGAGGTGTCGCCGCCTTCGGTGGTGGTGCGCGCCACCTACCCCGGCGCCAACCCCAAGGTGATCGCCGAGACGGTGGCCACACCGATCGAAGAGCAGATCAACGGTGTCGAAGGCATGCTCTACATGGGCAGCCAGGCCACCACCGACGGCGTGATGACGCTGACCGTGACCTTCAAGCTGGGCACCGACCCGGACAAGGCGCAGCAACTGGTGCAGAACCGTGTCTCGCAGGCCGAGCCGCGCCTGCCGGAGGAGGTGCGCCGCCTGGGCATCACCACCGTCAAGAGCGCGCCCGACCTGACCATGGTGGTGCACATGGTCTCGCCCAACAACCGCTACGACATCAACTACCTGCGCAACTACGCAGTGTTGAACGTGAAGGACCGGCTGGCGCGCATCCAGGGCGTGGGCCAAGTGCAGATCTTTGGCGGTGGCGACTACTCCATGCGCGTCTGGCTGGACCCGCAGAAGGTGGCGCAGCGCGGCCTGTCGGCCAGCGACGTGGTGGCGGCCATCCGTGGCCAGAACGTGCAGGCCGCGGCCGGCGTGGTCGGCGCATCGCCCGGCCAGTCGGGCGTGGACATGCAACTGTCCATCAACGCGCAAGGGCGCCTGCAGAGCGAAGAAGAGTTTGGCGACATCATCGTCAAGACCGGCAGCGACGGTGCGGTGACGCGCCTGCGCGACATCGCCCGGCTGGAGCTGGGTGCGGCCGATTACTCGCTGCGCTCGCTGCTCAACAACGACCAGGCCGTGGGCATGGGCATATTCCAGGCGCCAGGCTCCAATGCGCTCGACATCTCGGCCAACGTGCGTGCCACCATGGACGAGATCCAGAAGAACATGCCTGAGGGCGTGGAATACCGCATCGCCTATGACCCGACGCAGTTCGTGCGCGCATCGATCGAATCGGTGATCCACACGCTGCTGGAAGCCATCCTGCTGGTGGTGCTGGTCGTGATCCTGTTCCTGCAGACCTGGCGCGCCTCCATCATTCCGCTGCTGGCCGTGCCGGTGTCGGTGATCGGCACCTTTGCCGTGCTGCATGTGCTGGGCTTCTCGATCAATGCACTGAGCCTGTTCGGGCTGGTGCTGGCCATCGGCATCGTGGTGGATGACGCCATCGTGGTGGTGGAGAACGTCGAGCGCAATATCGAAGCCGGGCTGAACCCGCGCGAGGCCACCTACCGCGCCATGCGCGAGGTGTCGGGGCCCATCATCGCGATTGCGCTGGTGCTGGTGGCGGTGTTCGTGCCGCTGGCCTTCATCAGCGGGCTGACCGGCCAGTTCTACAAGCAGTTTGCGGTGACCATCGCGATCTCGACCGTGATCTCGGCCATCAACTCGCTCACGCTTGCACCGGCGCTGACCGCGCTGCTGCTCAAGGGCCACGACGAGCCCAAGGACGCGCTCACGCGCGGCATGGACCGCGCCTTTGGCTGGCTGTTCCGTGGCTTCAACAAGGGCTTCCACCGTGGCTCCGAGGCCTATAGCGGCGGCGTGCGCCGCGTCATCGGACGCAAGGCGCTGATGATGGTGATCTACCTGGCGCTGGCCGCGGCCACCTTTGGCCTGTTCAAGGCAGTGCCCGGCGGCTTCGTGCCGGCACAAGACAAGCAGTACCTGATCGGCTTTGCCCAGCTGCCCGACGGCGCCACGCTGGACCGCACCGAGGAAGTGGTCCACCGCATGGGCGAGCTGATGAAGCAAAACCCCAACGTGGAAGACACGCTCGCCTTCCCGGGCCTGTCGATCAACGGCTTTACCAACAGCTCCAACTCCGGCATCGTGTTTGCCACGCTCAAGCCCTTCGCTGAGCGCAAGCGCGCCGACCAGAGCGGCGGCGCCGTGGCGGGCCAGTTGAACCAGGCCTTTGCCGGCATCCAGGATGCGTTCATCGTCATGTTCCCGCCGCCGCCGGTGGCGGGCCTGGGCACCACGGGCGGCTTCAAGCTGCAACTGGAAGACCGCGCCTCGCTCGGCTACGACCAGATGGACGCTGCGGTGAAGGCCTTCATGGCCAAGGCCTACCAGACGCCTGAGCTGGCCGGCATGTTCACCAGCTGGCAGGTCAACGTGCCGCAGCTGTATGCCGACATCGACCGCACCAAGGCGCGCCAACTGGGCGTGCCGGTGACGGACATCTTCGACACCATGCAGATCTACCTGGGCAGCCTGTACGCCAACGACTTCAACAAGTTTGGCCGTACCTACAGCGTGCGCGTGCAGGCCGATGCGCCCTACCGCGCACGGGCCGAGGACGTGGGCCTGCTCAAGGTGCGCTCGATCACGGGCGAGATGGTGCCGTTGTCGGCGCTGATGAAGGTGGAGCCCAGCTTTGGCCCCGAGCGCGCCATGCGCTACAACGGCTACCTGGCCGCCGACATCAACGGCGGCCCGGCGCCGGGCTTCTCGTCGGGCCAGGCACGCCTGGCCATCGAGCGCATCGCCAAGGAGACGCTGCCGCAGGGCATCAGCTTCGAGTGGACCGAGCTGACCTACCAGGAGATCCTGGCCGGCAACTCTGCGCTGCTGGTGTTCCCGCTGGCAATCCTGCTGGTGTTCCTGGTGCTGGCGGCGCAATACGAGAGCCTGACCCTGCCGCTGGCCATCGTGCTGATCGTGCCCATGGGCATCCTGGCGGCCATGACGGGCGTGTGGCTCTCGGGCGGTGACAACAACGTGTTCACCCAGATCGGGTTGATCGTGCTGGTGGGGCTAAGCGCAAAGAACGCGATCCTGATCGTTGAATTTGCGCGCGAGCTGGAGTTTGCCGGGCGCACGCCGATCCAGGCCGCGATCGAGGCCAGCCGCCTGCGCTTGCGCCCGATCCTGATGACCTCGCTGGCCTTCGTCATGGGCGTGCTGCCCCTGGTGCTGTCCACCGGCGCCGGTGCAGAAATGCGCCAGGCCATGGGCATTGCCGTCTTCTCCGGAATGATCGGCGTCACCGCCTTCGGCCTGTTCCTGACGCCGGTGTTCTACGTGCTGCTGCGCCGCCTGGCTGGCAACCGCCCGCTCAAGCTGCATGGCACCGTGCCGCATATCGAAGAGGCCTTTGTCTCGGCCGACCATCCCGTCGCCGGTGGCCACGGTGCAGGCGGCCTGCAGCCCCAGCCCGCCGCGCCGCGCGGCCTCCATGAATAA